Proteins from a genomic interval of Tenacibaculum sp. SZ-18:
- the metG gene encoding methionine--tRNA ligase, with translation MSSSKRYTITAALPYTNGPIHIGHLAGVYVPGDIYARFLRLKGNDVVYICGSDEHGVAIPMRAKKEGVTPQQIIDKYHGIIKQSFEDFGISFDNYSRTSADIHHKTASEFFKKMYEDGEFVEEVSEQLYDAEADQFLADRFVIGTCPKCGFEESYGDQCENCGTSHNATDLINPKSAITGNVPVLKQTKHWFLPLDKHEAFLREWILEGHKSDWKSNVLGQVKSWIDDGLRPRAVTRDLDWGIPVPVEGADGKVLYVWFDAPIGYISSTKEWAAREGKNWEDYWKDENTKLVHFIGKDNIVFHCIIFPSMLKAHGGYILPENVPANEFLNLEGNKLSTSKNWAVWLHEYLEEFPGQQDILRYTLTANAPENKDNDFTWKDFQAKNNNELVAIFGNFINRVVVLTNKYYNGIIPVSGDYSEVDEDVLEQLKQFPDVIAKSIERYRFREASQELMNLARLGNKYLADEEPWKVIKEDEERVKTIMYVALQIAAALSIVSEPFLPFTSSKLKSILKVDENLSWNDVTEKEALLPEEHQIGKAELLFSKIEDKTIQAQIQKLEDTKKANEAANKEVEPQKDTIEFDDFTKMDIRIGTILEAEKVAKTKKLLKLKVDVGIDVRTIVSGIAESFKPEDIVGQQVTVLCNLAPRKIRGVESQGMILMTDAEDGSLAFVEPQQKVQNGGQIC, from the coding sequence ATGAGTTCTTCAAAAAGATATACAATTACAGCTGCATTACCCTATACAAATGGTCCTATCCATATTGGTCATTTAGCTGGAGTTTATGTGCCTGGTGATATTTATGCACGTTTTTTACGTTTAAAAGGAAATGATGTGGTTTACATCTGTGGATCAGATGAGCATGGTGTTGCTATTCCTATGCGTGCGAAAAAAGAAGGTGTTACACCTCAACAAATTATCGATAAATATCACGGAATTATTAAGCAATCTTTTGAAGATTTTGGAATTTCATTTGATAACTATTCACGTACTTCTGCTGACATTCATCATAAAACTGCTTCTGAGTTTTTCAAAAAAATGTATGAAGATGGTGAGTTTGTTGAGGAAGTTTCTGAACAATTATATGATGCTGAAGCGGATCAGTTTTTAGCAGATCGTTTTGTTATTGGTACGTGCCCTAAATGTGGGTTTGAAGAAAGTTATGGTGACCAATGTGAAAACTGTGGTACAAGTCATAATGCTACGGATTTAATTAATCCTAAATCGGCAATTACAGGTAATGTTCCTGTTTTAAAACAAACAAAACACTGGTTTTTACCTTTAGATAAGCATGAAGCATTCTTACGTGAATGGATTTTAGAAGGTCATAAAAGTGATTGGAAATCTAATGTATTAGGACAAGTAAAATCTTGGATTGATGATGGTTTACGTCCTCGTGCGGTAACTCGTGATTTAGATTGGGGTATTCCTGTACCTGTTGAAGGAGCTGATGGGAAAGTATTATACGTTTGGTTTGATGCACCAATCGGTTATATTTCTTCAACGAAAGAATGGGCTGCTCGAGAAGGTAAGAACTGGGAAGACTATTGGAAAGATGAAAACACCAAATTAGTTCACTTTATTGGAAAAGATAATATTGTATTTCACTGTATTATTTTCCCTTCAATGTTAAAAGCACATGGTGGTTATATTTTACCAGAAAACGTTCCGGCAAATGAGTTTTTGAATTTAGAAGGAAATAAATTATCTACTTCTAAAAACTGGGCTGTTTGGTTACATGAATATTTAGAGGAATTTCCAGGACAGCAAGATATATTGCGTTATACATTAACTGCAAACGCTCCGGAAAATAAAGACAACGATTTTACTTGGAAAGATTTCCAGGCGAAAAATAATAACGAATTAGTTGCCATTTTTGGAAATTTTATCAACCGTGTTGTCGTACTTACAAACAAATATTATAATGGAATAATTCCTGTGTCAGGAGATTATTCAGAAGTAGATGAAGATGTTTTAGAGCAATTAAAACAATTTCCTGATGTTATTGCAAAATCTATTGAACGTTATCGATTCAGAGAAGCTTCTCAAGAATTGATGAACTTAGCACGTTTGGGTAACAAATATTTAGCAGATGAAGAGCCTTGGAAAGTAATCAAGGAAGATGAAGAACGTGTAAAAACTATCATGTATGTTGCTTTACAAATTGCTGCTGCACTTTCTATAGTTTCTGAACCATTCTTGCCATTCACTTCATCAAAATTAAAATCAATTTTAAAAGTTGATGAAAACCTAAGCTGGAATGATGTAACTGAAAAAGAAGCTTTATTACCAGAAGAACATCAAATTGGTAAAGCGGAATTGTTATTCTCAAAAATAGAAGACAAAACCATCCAAGCTCAAATTCAGAAATTAGAGGATACTAAAAAGGCAAATGAAGCTGCCAACAAAGAAGTAGAACCTCAAAAAGACACAATTGAATTCGATGATTTCACTAAAATGGATATACGAATTGGAACTATTTTAGAAGCAGAAAAAGTAGCGAAAACTAAAAAATTATTGAAACTGAAAGTTGATGTTGGAATTGATGTTAGAACCATTGTTTCTGGAATCGCAGAGAGTTTTAAACCAGAAGATATAGTTGGACAACAGGTTACTGTTTTATGTAATTTAGCTCCTAGAAAAATACGTGGTGTGGAAAGTCAAGGTATGATTTTAATGACAGATGCTGAAGATGGATCTTTAGCGTTTGTAGAGCCACAACAAAAAGTACAAAACGGCGGACAGATCTGCTAA
- a CDS encoding DoxX family protein — translation MKTVLKKLITPVLQKHWIVDLHFAIIRFICGMLLTIDFGASKFGMPWTPADRNLSLFEVSAWFPEDVAAYGGIFALFSVFFAWMGAFSEAVGGLLLAFGLKTRITSFLIICTMLVAIFMQKWNQGTWGMLPAMGFLWMATYNLYLGSGRFGIDYLISKKL, via the coding sequence ATGAAAACTGTTCTTAAAAAATTAATTACACCTGTATTACAAAAACATTGGATAGTAGATTTACACTTTGCAATCATTCGATTTATATGTGGAATGTTACTTACAATAGATTTTGGTGCGAGTAAGTTTGGAATGCCATGGACGCCAGCAGATCGTAACCTAAGTTTATTTGAAGTTTCAGCTTGGTTTCCAGAAGACGTAGCTGCTTACGGAGGAATATTCGCGTTATTTTCGGTTTTCTTCGCTTGGATGGGTGCTTTTAGTGAAGCTGTTGGAGGATTATTATTAGCATTCGGATTAAAAACAAGAATTACATCTTTTTTAATTATCTGTACCATGTTAGTAGCCATTTTTATGCAAAAGTGGAATCAAGGAACTTGGGGAATGTTACCAGCTATGGGATTCTTATGGATGGCAACCTATAACTTATACTTAGGATCAGGAAGATTCGGAATCGATTATTTAATATCTAAAAAATTATAG
- a CDS encoding helix-turn-helix domain-containing protein — MILPLSTFPDFNFYSTPLLVLVVQGVLLSGLLFAKFSKGKNISHFILASILLLVCYQQICYTVGFMGWYNVYKTTKINYWLMPIALALGPLIYFYVKSITQSNFKFKRRDILHFTLAICLVFFRVFIYIYDSLQPGFNDKQNGVLKIALDENIVQPVLVFLDFSVMLLYLAFTFQLFYNYRTKIKEYFSNTYKLELNWVLSFLIVFTSLFLYSSIQTVINVAFIELSYTQQWWLNLFMAIITIYIGVRGYFTDTGKLNNLSFSFTPNEIKTVQKETNQNISEDEVQLISEFMKTEKPYLNSELNLSDLASELEMHRNELSQIINKGFQKNFNDFINEFRVNAFKKELENGAHKQLSLLGIAMDCGFNSKATFNRVFKKITNTSPTEFLQNLPK; from the coding sequence ATGATATTACCACTTTCTACTTTTCCAGATTTCAATTTTTATAGTACTCCGTTATTAGTTTTAGTGGTGCAAGGAGTGCTACTATCAGGTTTGTTATTTGCGAAATTTAGTAAAGGGAAAAACATATCTCATTTTATATTAGCATCAATTTTACTCTTAGTTTGTTATCAACAAATCTGTTATACAGTTGGTTTTATGGGATGGTATAATGTTTATAAAACTACCAAAATAAATTACTGGTTAATGCCGATAGCTTTGGCTTTAGGACCATTGATTTATTTTTATGTGAAATCTATAACGCAGTCTAATTTTAAATTTAAAAGAAGAGATATTTTACATTTTACATTGGCTATTTGTTTAGTGTTTTTTAGAGTATTTATTTATATCTACGATTCTTTACAACCAGGTTTTAATGATAAGCAAAATGGAGTTTTAAAAATTGCTTTGGATGAAAACATTGTACAACCAGTTTTAGTGTTTTTAGATTTCTCGGTTATGTTACTGTATTTGGCATTTACTTTTCAGCTATTCTACAATTACCGAACTAAGATTAAAGAGTACTTTTCTAATACCTACAAACTAGAATTGAATTGGGTGCTAAGTTTTTTAATAGTTTTCACTTCACTTTTTTTATACAGTAGTATTCAAACAGTAATAAATGTTGCATTTATTGAATTGAGTTATACACAACAATGGTGGTTGAATTTGTTTATGGCGATTATTACCATTTATATTGGAGTTAGAGGTTATTTTACAGATACAGGAAAGTTGAACAATTTGTCATTTAGTTTTACGCCTAATGAAATTAAAACTGTTCAAAAAGAAACTAATCAAAACATATCAGAAGATGAAGTTCAGTTGATATCTGAATTTATGAAAACCGAAAAACCATATTTGAATTCCGAGTTAAACTTGTCGGATTTAGCTTCGGAATTAGAAATGCATCGTAATGAACTTTCTCAAATTATAAATAAAGGCTTTCAGAAAAACTTTAATGATTTTATTAATGAGTTTAGAGTGAATGCTTTTAAAAAAGAGTTAGAAAATGGAGCTCATAAACAACTTTCTCTTTTAGGAATTGCTATGGATTGTGGGTTTAATAGTAAAGCTACGTTCAATAGAGTTTTCAAAAAAATAACCAATACTTCACCAACCGAATTCTTACAAAATTTACCAAAATAA
- a CDS encoding histone deacetylase family protein — MLKIAYHPIYNHPLPDNHRFPMDKYDLIPQQLVHEGTCTEDNFFEPEIPNNKHFFSVHTPEYFFDLLNITLSKKEERKIGFPLSEQLIAREMIITDGSMKASEFALEHKIAMNIAGGTHHAFTDSGEGFCLLNDQAVSARYLQNKGLIEKALIVDLDVHQGNGTAEIFRDDPSVFTFSMHGKTNYPFHKEQSDLDIPLENETKDEEYLSILKNTLPKLIYEHQPDFIFYQCGVDILESDKLGKLSVSSEGCKERDRFVLQTCFDQKIPVMCSMGGGYSRDINIIVQAHANTFRLAQEIFF; from the coding sequence ATGTTAAAAATCGCGTACCATCCTATTTACAATCATCCATTGCCGGATAATCATCGATTTCCAATGGATAAATACGATTTAATTCCACAACAATTAGTCCATGAAGGTACATGTACAGAAGATAATTTCTTTGAACCAGAAATACCAAATAACAAACACTTCTTTTCGGTTCATACTCCTGAATATTTTTTCGATCTATTAAACATAACACTTTCAAAGAAAGAAGAGCGTAAAATTGGTTTTCCTTTAAGTGAACAACTAATTGCACGTGAAATGATTATTACAGATGGAAGTATGAAAGCTTCTGAATTTGCTTTAGAACACAAAATTGCAATGAATATCGCCGGTGGGACACATCATGCTTTTACAGATAGTGGCGAAGGGTTTTGTTTACTAAATGATCAAGCAGTTTCCGCTCGTTACCTTCAAAATAAAGGACTGATAGAAAAAGCATTAATTGTTGATTTAGATGTGCATCAGGGAAATGGTACAGCAGAAATTTTTAGAGATGATCCTTCTGTTTTTACTTTTTCCATGCATGGGAAAACGAATTATCCCTTTCATAAAGAACAATCCGACTTAGATATTCCACTAGAGAATGAAACCAAAGATGAAGAATATCTTTCTATCTTAAAAAACACATTGCCAAAATTAATTTACGAACACCAACCTGATTTTATTTTTTATCAATGTGGTGTGGATATTTTAGAAAGTGATAAACTCGGTAAACTAAGCGTTTCATCAGAAGGCTGTAAAGAACGAGATCGATTCGTTTTACAAACTTGCTTCGATCAAAAAATCCCTGTAATGTGTAGTATGGGCGGCGGATATTCTCGAGATATCAATATCATTGTCCAAGCTCATGCGAATACTTTTCGTTTGGCTCAAGAAATATTTTTTTAA
- a CDS encoding Tex family protein, whose amino-acid sequence MQLISYISSKTSYAQKSIQNTVELLNEDCTIPFIARYRKERTGNLDEVEIEKIVALKEAFETLEKRKKAILKALEEQEVLTSELQSKVENAQDVTTLEDIYLPYKKKRKTKAETARNNGLEPLAKIIMSQKSDDLDYIASKYVNDKIENKDKALEGARHIIAEWINERTDIRNLIRRELERFSTIVTKVVKTKKDDENAQKFKDYFDWSENLSRIPSHRLLAILRGEKEGIIRVKVEIDDDRVLEKVDRKLIRSNNECGAEIQLAIDDSYKRLLLPSLTTEAMNVAKEKADESAITVFKNNLEQLLLGAPLGEKRILAIDPGYRTGCKVVCLSEQGELLHNTAIYPNAPQNKTTESAYTIEHLIKKYNIEAISIGNGTASRETERFVKNITITKNLEIFVVNEAGASIYSASKIARDEFPNEDVTVRGAVSIGRRLADPLAELVKIDPKSIGVGQYQHDVDQNQLKKSLDTVVQHCVNKVGVNINTASASLLSYVSGIGPKLAENIVNHRNQNGVFKTRNDIKKVARLGGKAFEQSAGFLRIKQGANPLDDSSVHPESYSLVKNIAKDLRLKTEDLIGNTKQLKEIQLNKYVTSDFGLPTLKDIVKELEKPGLDPREKAKAFSFSEEVKTIDDLRMGMVLPGIVNNITNFGCFVDIGIKESGLVHISNLSDTFVEDINKIVRLQQQVQVKVLEIDISRKRIQLQLINKA is encoded by the coding sequence ATGCAGCTAATTTCATATATATCCTCAAAAACTTCGTATGCTCAAAAAAGTATTCAAAATACGGTTGAATTGTTGAATGAAGATTGTACAATTCCGTTTATTGCTCGTTATCGTAAGGAACGAACTGGAAATTTAGATGAAGTTGAAATCGAAAAAATTGTTGCATTAAAAGAAGCTTTTGAAACATTAGAGAAAAGAAAGAAAGCTATTCTTAAAGCGTTAGAAGAACAAGAAGTACTTACTTCAGAATTACAATCAAAAGTTGAGAACGCACAAGATGTAACGACCTTAGAAGATATTTACTTACCGTATAAGAAAAAGCGTAAAACGAAGGCCGAGACTGCAAGAAATAATGGATTAGAACCATTAGCAAAAATCATTATGAGTCAGAAATCTGATGATTTAGATTATATCGCTTCTAAGTATGTAAATGACAAGATTGAAAATAAAGATAAAGCTCTAGAAGGAGCCAGACATATTATTGCTGAATGGATTAACGAACGAACAGATATACGTAATTTAATTCGTAGAGAATTAGAACGCTTTTCTACAATTGTTACCAAAGTTGTAAAAACGAAAAAAGATGATGAAAATGCTCAAAAATTTAAAGATTATTTCGATTGGTCTGAGAATTTAAGTAGAATTCCTTCGCATCGTTTATTGGCAATTTTAAGAGGAGAAAAAGAAGGAATTATTCGTGTGAAGGTTGAAATTGACGACGATCGTGTATTAGAAAAAGTAGATCGTAAATTAATTCGAAGTAATAATGAATGTGGCGCTGAAATTCAATTGGCAATTGACGACAGTTACAAACGTTTATTATTACCTTCATTAACTACGGAAGCAATGAATGTTGCTAAAGAAAAGGCCGACGAATCTGCGATTACAGTGTTTAAAAACAACCTTGAACAACTCTTATTAGGAGCTCCCTTAGGAGAGAAAAGAATTCTAGCTATTGATCCAGGGTATAGAACAGGTTGTAAAGTGGTTTGTTTGAGTGAACAAGGAGAATTATTGCATAACACCGCAATTTACCCAAACGCTCCTCAAAACAAAACTACAGAGTCAGCTTACACTATTGAACACTTAATTAAAAAATATAATATCGAAGCTATTTCCATTGGAAACGGAACTGCATCAAGAGAAACAGAGCGATTTGTAAAGAATATTACTATCACAAAAAATCTTGAAATCTTTGTGGTAAATGAAGCTGGAGCTTCTATATATTCAGCTTCTAAAATTGCAAGAGATGAATTTCCTAATGAAGATGTAACCGTTCGTGGTGCAGTTTCAATCGGAAGACGTTTAGCAGATCCTTTAGCGGAATTAGTAAAAATAGATCCGAAATCAATCGGTGTTGGTCAATATCAACATGATGTGGATCAAAATCAGTTAAAAAAGTCTTTAGACACCGTAGTTCAACATTGTGTGAATAAAGTTGGTGTAAATATCAATACCGCCAGTGCTTCTTTGTTGAGTTATGTTTCTGGAATTGGACCAAAATTAGCGGAAAACATCGTAAATCATAGAAATCAAAATGGGGTTTTTAAAACACGTAATGACATTAAAAAAGTAGCTCGTTTAGGAGGAAAGGCTTTTGAGCAATCTGCGGGCTTTTTAAGAATTAAACAAGGTGCAAATCCTTTAGACGATTCAAGCGTGCATCCAGAGAGTTATTCTTTGGTAAAAAACATAGCTAAAGATTTAAGGTTAAAAACAGAAGATTTAATTGGAAATACAAAGCAATTAAAAGAGATTCAACTGAATAAATATGTTACTTCAGATTTTGGTTTGCCAACGCTAAAAGACATTGTAAAAGAATTGGAAAAACCAGGTTTAGATCCACGTGAAAAAGCAAAAGCTTTTTCGTTTAGTGAAGAAGTAAAAACCATCGACGATTTAAGAATGGGAATGGTACTTCCTGGTATCGTAAATAACATTACAAATTTTGGATGTTTTGTTGATATTGGAATCAAAGAGAGCGGCTTAGTCCACATCTCAAATTTGTCCGATACTTTTGTCGAAGACATCAATAAAATAGTTCGTCTGCAACAACAAGTTCAAGTAAAAGTTTTAGAAATAGATATTTCACGAAAAAGAATTCAGTTGCAACTCATAAACAAAGCATAA
- a CDS encoding dienelactone hydrolase family protein: MRLFLVVFYTFTFFYSGRSQTSLLEIGLTHGNYNVGFTHYLTHDATRTYQKVYDWNSKKIIRPMHISIWYPSEASIQKAEKISVLDYMSILKTEEEWEYLPDEQILNWFYYQNTISNQKHLKEVAFAQKNIKPSTNKFPAIVYAPSFKASSIENFAICEYLASHGYVVISSPSKGADNKLFTGSIEKNTEAQARDIEFLIAEVSKLPYVEKEKIGTLSFSFGGLSDIISKMRNGTIKAMVSLDGTIKYNYRALKKSPSFNLENFDVPFIHMSQKKVPEQVLKEDKIDPKLDETFDFFDDIFKSKAYRFKFHNLSHAYFSTLGVLFHKRDTRQDKSDKEIMESYKLVADYTLNFLNAFLKNDSQAFQFLENKPEKNRIPKNIVTKEQVKEAKQNVFTFSDFNELSKKNNYRELEKLYHSILKKNPEYRPEEWKLNNLGLQLLYNPKTSTKAIKVFSFATLLYSDSANLFDSLAEAYLFVGNKEKAKENFKKSLTLNPNNNNAIQKLEIIK; encoded by the coding sequence ATGCGTCTCTTTTTAGTAGTATTTTATACTTTTACTTTCTTTTATTCAGGTAGATCTCAAACCTCTCTTCTAGAAATTGGTTTAACACATGGAAATTATAATGTTGGCTTTACACATTATCTCACCCATGATGCTACGAGAACTTACCAAAAAGTTTATGACTGGAACTCCAAAAAAATTATTCGTCCGATGCATATTAGTATTTGGTATCCTTCTGAAGCTAGCATCCAAAAAGCTGAAAAAATTTCAGTTTTAGATTATATGTCTATTTTGAAAACTGAAGAAGAATGGGAGTATTTACCAGACGAACAAATCTTAAATTGGTTTTATTATCAGAACACAATATCAAACCAAAAGCATCTTAAAGAGGTAGCCTTTGCTCAGAAAAACATCAAACCTAGTACAAATAAATTTCCTGCTATAGTTTATGCTCCAAGTTTTAAAGCATCCTCTATCGAAAATTTCGCTATTTGTGAGTATTTAGCTAGTCATGGTTATGTTGTTATTTCTAGTCCTAGTAAAGGAGCAGATAATAAATTATTCACTGGCAGTATCGAGAAAAATACTGAAGCTCAAGCTAGAGATATTGAATTCTTAATTGCTGAAGTTTCAAAGTTGCCTTATGTTGAAAAGGAAAAAATAGGTACTTTGTCTTTTAGTTTTGGAGGATTATCTGATATTATTTCTAAAATGCGAAATGGAACTATAAAAGCAATGGTTAGTTTAGATGGAACTATAAAATACAACTACAGAGCTTTAAAAAAATCACCTTCTTTTAATTTAGAAAACTTTGATGTGCCCTTTATCCATATGTCTCAGAAAAAAGTGCCTGAGCAAGTATTAAAAGAAGATAAAATTGATCCAAAGCTAGATGAAACATTCGATTTTTTTGATGATATTTTTAAGAGTAAAGCGTATAGATTTAAGTTTCATAATCTTTCACACGCTTACTTCAGTACTTTGGGCGTTTTATTTCATAAACGAGATACTCGTCAAGATAAATCAGATAAAGAGATTATGGAATCATATAAATTGGTGGCTGATTACACGCTGAACTTTTTAAATGCCTTTTTGAAGAATGATTCTCAAGCTTTTCAATTTTTAGAAAATAAACCTGAGAAAAATAGAATCCCAAAAAATATAGTCACAAAAGAACAAGTAAAAGAGGCAAAGCAGAACGTATTTACTTTTTCAGATTTTAATGAGTTATCAAAGAAGAACAATTATAGAGAGCTTGAAAAGCTTTATCATTCAATATTGAAGAAAAATCCAGAATACAGACCAGAAGAATGGAAATTAAATAATCTTGGTTTGCAGCTTCTTTACAATCCAAAAACATCAACTAAAGCTATAAAGGTATTTTCGTTTGCCACCTTGTTGTACTCTGATTCAGCTAATCTTTTTGATAGCTTGGCTGAAGCATATTTGTTTGTTGGAAATAAGGAAAAAGCAAAAGAAAACTTCAAAAAATCGTTAACCTTAAATCCTAATAATAATAATGCAATTCAAAAGTTGGAAATTATAAAATAA